In Granulicella mallensis MP5ACTX8, the sequence GGCTCCGGGAGTTCGACGCTGACGATCGTGACGGCGTCGACCATTGCAGCGGGCACCTACGCGCTGACGATCACGGGCACCAGCGGTACGCTGTCGCACTCGGCGACAGCGACGTTGATCGTACCGGGACCGCCTGACTTCGGCGTCTCGGCTACACCGAGTTCTCAGATAGTGGCCCAGGGGAGCAGCACCACCTACACGACGTCGCTCAGTGCGTTGAACGGCTTCACCGGGACAGCGGCTTTGAGCGTGAGCGGCTTGCCAACCGGGGCAACGGCAAGCTTCAGCCCTACGTCGCTCACTGGCTCCGGGAATTCGACGCTGACGGTCTCGACAGCGTCGACAACTCCAACGGGCACGTACCCTCTGACGATCACGGGCACCAGCGGTACTCTGTCGCACTCGACGACAGTGACGTTGGTCGTGCAGGGGCCTGACTTCGGTCTCTCGGCTACGCCAAGTTCGGCGACGGTGCCGCAGGGGAATAACGGTGCCTATACGGCGTCGCTCAGTGCGCTGAACGGCTTCACTGGCACGGTGAGCCTGAGCGTAAGCGGACTGCCTGCCGGGGCCACCGCCAGTTTCAGTCCGGCGTCGGTTGCCGGTTCGGGGAGTTCAACGCTGACGATCTCGACAACGGCAACAACTCCAACGGGGACGTATGTCCTGACGATCACGGGGACCAGCGGCAGCCTGTCGCACTCGTCTACTGTCACTCTGGTGGTCAATATCCCCGCAGGAGGTAATCTGCCGTCGGGTTGGACGGATCAGGATATCGGAAGCGTGGGCGTTGCCGGCAGCGCCAGCTATAGCAATGGTACGTTCATTGTGAACGGTGCCGGGAGCAGCATTACCGGCACGACCGAGCAATTCAACTATCTGTACCAGGCCGCTACTGGAACAAGTTATACCGTTACGGCCCGGGTGCTCAGCATGACCAACACCAACAGCGGGGCGCAGGCCGGCGTGATGATCCGTGAGACGCTTGCCACGGGTGCGACGATGGCGGATATCAATCTCACACCTGGGAACGGCGTGACCTGGCTCGAACGCACGACCACCAATGGCACTGCGAGCGGGAGCAGAACCCCCGGCCTCGTCGCTCCTTATTGGATTCGTGTCGTGCGCAGCGGCAGTACCTTTACCGGTTATTTTTCACCGGATGGGGTGAACTGGACGCAGGAGGGCACGGTCAGCGTATCGATGGCGAGCAATGCATACATCGGACTGGTGGTCAGCAGCAGGAACACCTCTCAGTTGTGCACGGCGACCTTCGATAACGTGTCCATCACCACGCCTTAGCCGGGCGAAGACAGGGCAGCCCCGAAATCTCGTTCGACTTGGGCGAGATTTCGGGGGAGCGCTTATCTCATCGTCTGATCGGAATGTGGCCCAGATCGTGCCATCGACATGTCAAACCAGCGTTCTTGTCCATGCTGAGCGCCAATCGCTCGAATTGAGTCACTGCTCCCCGTAACGTGTATGCCTGCGCTACGATGGGAGTGGCTGATGACAAAACGCATGAATCGTAGAAATTTTGCCCGACTACTCGGCTTGTCGGCGAGTGTTGCCGCCCTACCGGCAACTGCAGTGACTCCTTCCTCCCCCCTCACTAGCGCCACGCGAGAGCGTGGATTCCCAAAGGGATTTTTGTGGGGCACCGCGACCTCGGCCTATCAGATTGAAGGCGCGCCCACGGAAGACGGTCGTGGCCCCTCGATCTGGGACACGTTCTCGGATGTAAAGACGAACACCTACACGGGTGACAACGGCGATATGGGCGCCGATCACTTCCACCGCTATCGCGAGGACATTGCGCTGATGCAGGAGCTGGGCGTGCAGACGTACCAGTTCTCGGTGTCCTGGTCGCGCATCTTCCCAGAAGGGACGGGAACTCCTAACCCACGAGGGTGGGATTTCTACGACCGTATGCTCGACACCTTATTGGCTGCCGGTGTTCAACCGTTTTGCACGCTGTATCACTGGGATCTGCCGCAGGCGATGATGAAAGTCGGCGGATGGCAGAGCCGGGACACCGCGAAGGCGTTTGCGGATTACTCAGCTTATGCCGTGAAACATCTGAGCGACCGGGTGAAGCACTTCATCACGATGAGCGAGGTGTCTCAATTCGTTGATGGGGGGTACAGATACGGAAGCGATGCCCCTGGACTCAAACTGTCGGATGCCATCGTCGCGCAGGTAACGCACAATGTGCTGGTGGGGCATGGGCTGGCTGTGCAGGCGGTACGAGCGAATGCGCGCGCGGGAACGAAGGTAGGAATTGCTGACAATGCTGTGAGCACCTGCCCGGTGATTGAGACGCCGGAGAATATCGCAGCGGCACGGAAGGCATACCGCGAGATGAATGCGCGATCGCTGACGCCGATCATGGAGGGCCGCTACTCCGAGGATTATTTGAAGGGCCTGGGAGCGAATGCGCCGAAGTTTACGGCTGAGGATATGAAGCTCATCAGCACGCCCCTGAATTTTATTGGGCTGAACGTCTATGAGCCAACCTGGATAAGAGCGAGCGCCGATCCAGGAGGATACGAAATCGTGGACATGCCAAAGAGTTATCCGATCATGGCGGCGAAATGGCTGGAACTGGGGCCGGATGGAATGTATTGGTCGCCAAAACATCTGCAGGCGTTGTGGGGTGTGAAGGAGATCTACATTACCGAGAACGGAGCGGCAAGCCTGGATGTACCGACCAAAACCGGCGAGGTGCTGGATGTGGACCGCATCCTTTTCCTGCGCAGCTACCTGGAACAATTGCAGCGCGCGGTGAGCGAAGGCGTGCCTGTGAAGGGGTACTTCCTGTGGAGCCTGATCGACAACTATGAGTGGTCCGATGGCTATGCCATGCGCTTTGGCATTACCTATGTGGACTACAAGACAATGAAGCGAACGATCAAGCTTTCGGGGCAATTTTATAAAGAAGTGATCGCAAGGAATGGGCTGGCGTAGGAGCGTTCTCTCAATGGTCACTTCATGAGTGAAGTTATTCACCGAGCCGTCTTATGACTTTTGCGCTGAGACGGCCCGAGGCCACCCTGAACATCTCTACGAGGAAGCATTCTCCAGGAAATGGACTTCCAACTTGTCCGCACGAACAACGTCCAGCACTTTGACGACTCGTTCTGAACCGGGAGCGAAGATCTCATCGCCTGACTTGGGTAAAGGCGCTCCGTGAGGATAGTCGATTTCGTTGTTTTCCCCGGACGTTACGTCTTTGAATAGAACCAGTGGCATTTGCATTGACCTCTACGAATTAAGGTTATCACTGCGGCTCCTTTGGGGGAGCCATTTGTCTGATTTCCAGCCGTGTCTCAGATCGACCTCGCTAGAACTTCCTCGATTTGCCGAATCGATTCTTTGGAAGCCCGACCATTTTGTAGCGCAAGACGAGCCGCTAGCTTTCCCGAGCTGGCATAGGATGCGGCTATCTCGGGATCCCAGGCCTGTAAGGCCAGAAGTTGCGTTTCAACCACCTTTGTCTCTCCACGAGAGATTGGACCGGTAAGGGCCTGAACAGGTCCAAAACGAAATAGATTTTCCAGGGCTTCGGTGGCGATGGGTTTCAGAATCTCAAAGGCGGTCGCTCTCGCAATGCCCGCTTCTACAAGGCAATCGATTCCTGCTGCGACGGTGCTTACAAGATAGTTATTCGAGAAGACGCTCCCCGCGTGGTATACGGCTTTGGCTGCTGGGTCGATGGTGAATCTCTTTCCACCAATCGCGTCCACGGCTTCCGCGAGAACTTGTACAGCGGTTGAATCTCCTTCGAGTGCGCAGAATGTGCCGGAAAAACTCTCGACTGCCAGAGACTCATCAGCGAAGCTCTTAACCGGATGCATGCTGGCGATGCTCGCCCCTCTCGCGCGGAGTGGCGCCAGGATCTCTGAAGAGATTGATCCACTGCAGTGAAACACCACGGATTCGGGTCCGATGCTTGCTGTTTTTGCAAGAGCAGCCGCGCAATCAGCGAGGGCTGAATCGGCGGTAGAGATCATGAGAACGTCGATTTGATCTATTTGACCGACTGTTCCTCCGCCAATGAAGGCGATCGCTTGCTCGGAGCTCTCAGGTGAGCGGTTGACCACGTCTCCGATCTCAAATGCAGCATGTTCCTTCCATAAACGTGCCAGGGTCTTGCCAACCCTGCCTGCCCCCACGATGTCCAACCGCCTCTTGCTCATGTTCTCTCCCACGCCGTATACGATCGGTCTGTTTCAGAATTACACTCCGGAATATAGGGACGTCTGAAATCTCAGATTAAACCTGGTTTCAGAGTCGTCTCGTTCTACCGATGGATCCCTCGTTGCATCGAATCTACAATTGAACTGCGCTTTTGCGCATTGGAGCCTGAATAGTGCGTACGCCGCTTTTGATTCTTCCTGGCCGCAACAACTCCGGACCACAGCATTGGCAGACTCTATGGCAAGAGCGCATGCCCGATGCCGTACGATTGCAGACAGCGAGTTGGGCTGATCCTGATTTGAGCGATTGGATAGCCGCACTGGACCGAGCGATAGAAGCGTGTTCGGCCCCTCCGATTCTCATAGCCCATAGCATGGGATGCCTTTTAAGTGTCTGCTGGGCTCAACTGGACCGTCCGAACCTCTCGATCGCCGGTGCGTTTCTAGTAGCGCCCCCGAACTTCAAACGTGATGGCTTTCCATCTCCATCATTCACCCAGATTCCGGAGTCACCGCTGCCGTATCCTGCTTTGGTGATTGCCAGTACGAATGATCCCTACTGCTCGATCGAAGTAGCTGCCGGGTTGGCAAAAAGCTGGGAAGCAGGGTTCGTTTTGGTCGGGGCTCGCGGTCACATCTCCACGGAGCCAAACAATGGAGATTGGCAAGAGGGTTGGCTTCTGCTTGAAGCGTTCGCTGCTGGACTTCGTGTACAGCTTTGATTAGAGACAGTGGAATCCATACCAATGACGGGTGGTATGGAACGCGGCTAGCCTCTGAGGCTAGCCGCTCTACAACTCCATCCAGGGCTCTTACTGGTTGGGGGCATCGCCGGGGTTCTCGACGCTGGTGGCGTCGGCAGAGAAGTCGTCGACGGAGGGACCACCGGCGGACGGGCCTTCGGCGGTGATGCGGGCGACCTCGGCGGGGCTGCGCATCTGGTAGTTGAGCGGCGGCGTCGCACCGGCCAGGTGGCGGACGAAGAAGTCCCAGCGGCGGCGCGTCATGTACTGTGAGGCCTCGCCGTAGCCGTGGTGCGCGTTGGGGATCAGGATCAGGTCGAAGTCCTTGTTGGCCTTGATCAGCGCGTCAACGACCAGCAGCGTGTTCGAAGGGGGCACGTTGTCGTCCATGGTGCCGTGTGCGAGCAGCAGATAGCCCTTCAGGTTGCCGGCATAGTTCTCGGCCGCCTGCTTCAGGTAGTTGTCCTGCGGGGTATCGTTGTTGACCTCAAGACCGCCCCACTTCTCGTCCCAGTCGTCCTCGTAGTCGCGGTTGTCGTGGTTGCCGCTTTCGGCGATGCCGACCTTGAAGAAATCGGGAAAGCCGAACATGGCCGTGGTGGTCGCGTTGCCGCCGCCGGAGTGGCCCCAGATGCCTACGCGGTCAAGGTCGAGGAAGGGGTATTGTTTCCCGAGGTCCTTCAGACCGGCTATCTGGTCGGGGATCGTGTTGTCGCCCATGGTCTCGGCGTGCGAGTAGAAGTCGTGGAACTTCTTGGAGCGCCACGGTGTGCCCATGCCGTCGATGCAGACGACGACGAAGCCAAGCTCGGCGAGTGCCTGGTCGTCACCGTGGGCCGCTGCGAACTGCCGAGAACCGCAGGAGCCGGTCTGCGGGCCTGGATAGACGTAGTCGACCACGGGATACTTCTTCGATGCGTCGAAGTTCGCCGGCTTCCACATGTAGCCGAAGAGCTCGGTGACACCGTCGCGGGCCTTCATCTTGATGGGGGTCAGAGGCGTCCAGCCGGTAGCGGTGAGCCGGCTGATGTCCTGTTTGCCCAGTGTGGCAAGCACCTTGCCGTCGGCGGTGGAGCGCAGCACGGCGGTCTTGGGCGTCGTTGGCGTGGAGTAGATGTCGACGATGGTCTGGCCGTCGGGAGAGGGTGTAACGGTGTGGTCGGCGTCCTCGGGGGTGAGCAGGCGCTGATTTTTGCCGTCGAACGATGCGCGGTAGTAGTAGGTGAAGTAGGGGTCGCGCGTGGGGCTGTGGTCGGGGTCCTTGCCGCTTTCCTTACCGGTGGCCAGGAAGTAGACGACACGGGCCTTTTCGTCGACGTGGAGTACCTGCGTGACGGGGCCGTCCCCATGAGTGATCTGGTTCTTGAGCTGACCGGTGTTCAGGTCGTAGAGGTACATCTGGCCAAAGTTGGTGCGTTCGGAAAACCAGAGGAACTCGTTGCTCGCAGGCAGGTACTTCCAGTTCACCTTATCCGTGCCGCTCTCGAAGTAGCTGTCGACGTGCTCGTGGTAGACGTCGCGAATCTCGCCGGTCGTGGTGTCGGCGACCTTCAGCCAGGCGTCCTTGTGATCGCGCGAGCTGGAGACAAAGGCCAGGTGTTTGCCGTCAGCGGAGAACTGGACGTCGTCCCAACCGGAGCCGCCGCGACAGCTGACATCGTCGCAGATGGTGGAGCGATGCTGATCGGGCGACATCTTCAGGCGCGTCATCCCTCCGGTGGGCAGGTCGATGACGACGCGCTCGATCATGGTGACGTCCTTGTCGCCGAGCATCGGGCCCTTCCAGTGATCGAGCACCGGATGACGGTAGGTGACGGGCACCAGGTACATGTCGCCGGTCTTGCGCATGTCCTGCTGGAAGGTGGCGATCTTCTGAGAGTCGGGCGACCAGAGTACGATGGCGCGGTCGGAGTGGCTCCAGCCGGCGTCATCGGTAGCGTAGCCATAGTTCTCCACACCGTCGTGGGTCAGCTGCGTCTCCTGGCCGGTCTTCATGTCGTGGAGCCAGAGGTTCCAGTCGCGAATGAAGGCACCCTTGGTCTTGTCGGGCGAGACGTCGTACAGACTGCGATTGCCGCGGCCAGCTGGCGCGTTGGCGGTGGCAGTATCGGGCGTGCAGGTAGTCACGGCGGCATCACATAGGACCTTGCGGCCGGAGACGACGATGCTGAAGCCGCCACCGGGTTCGGGCGTGTACCCGGAAACCTGTAGCCGATGAGTATCCCCGTTGCTCGCGCCGCCCGCGGTGAGCGCTGCCGCCAGCTTCGCGTTGTCGAAGGCTGGCGTAACTGTGCCGTTCGGCGAGGCGATCCTGTAGACGACCTCGGTATTTGCGGGATCGCGGAAGAAGACGCGGCCATCAGGCAGGTAGCTGGGCGCGGTGATGGTATGGTCTACGAGCGGGTTGACGCTGTACCCCATCATCTTTTCGGCGCGGGCGTAGTCGGCAGCCGTATAGGTCTGCTGCGCGTGGGCGGCGCAGGCGAGGAACGCGAGCGGTGCTGCAAAGAGAAAAAGACGGCGGTGCGCGGGACAAGCGGAGAGCAGGGGCGTCACGGATCTTCCTGGGCTGAGATATCAGCGGTATACGAAAGTGTATACGGAGACGTCAGGAGTCCCGCCCAGGTTTCACGTCCAGCCCATTCCGCTTACCTCGGCGCCATGAGCTGCTTTACCATTACAGCCTTCCGTCCTGGCTGGTTCCATGCGCACTGCGGCTTGTGCGCATGGAACCCCACCCAGGGAGCAGGGAAGCCCTGACCTACTTTGTATCTGTCTTTGTTGCTGTCTCTGTCTTCGTTGCTGTAAACGTTCCGTCGTAACCCAGAGGCTTTACGTCGATATCGCCGTTGAGTTCACCTTTGTCGTTATAGGTGCCGGTGTAAGTAAGTGTCAGGGGTTTTCCCTCATACTCGCCGCCATGAACAAAGATGACCTTCGAGCCATCGATCGTCACGGTCGTATCGTATGTCTTTCCATTGGACACGCATGAGCCGCCGATCTTGTCTGCAGTCTGCGTAAAGGTGCAGACTTCGCTGATGGCATAGCCCTGGACGTCCCCGGAGATCGTCCATGACCCAGGAACCGTTGGCTGTGCGAACAAGGCTGTCGTCGAGAGGAGAAACAGAGGCAAAACTAGCTTCATAAAAGTTCCTTTAGTGCAAAGTCCCTCCAATATACATGGGGGAGATCAATAGATCGTGATTGACTCTGGGCGGAACTAAAAGTCTAGTTCCGATCATCCAGAATCATGATGCTGCCGTTCGTATTCGAGCGTCGACCGAAGAGGACAAATCGTCCGCCGGGAGACACCGAGAGTCTGTCGTTCACTGCTTGAGCTGCCTGGGAGAGAGCTTGCGATTTACCCGATCTCATATCGAACCGGAATAGAGTGGTTGACGCTATGGAGGAGGACCGCTTCAGATAGAAAAGACCACTCCCGGAAACTGTCCATGCATGCCACATCCCCGGTCCCAATGAGACCAGGTTTGTATCGTCATTCGGTGCGTCGAGCGATAGCCGTCGAATCTCGGTAGGACCGGCTAGCGGGGTCCTCAAAACTTGGTTTCATCTCGACTTTCGTGCAACCTTTGGTCCGAAGCCTGCGGTATCTGCAAATTTGCTTACGATCTGGGAATAAAAAAAATATTCACGTGTTGTATCCGTGACGAATGGAAATAGAAACATAGCTTCAATCATTTACTGCGCTCAAGATCTGAATCTGTTTCCAAGCTCAAAAATCGGGAGTTTATAGGTGTTAACTGCAATCGACACGACAGAATCAAAAGCATCTTCCGCACAGGTCGCATCCGCTTCAAATGAAGAACTCGCCGGTCCAGTGACAGCCACGGCGCCAGCAAAGCTTTCAGAGCGATTTTCCAGCATCGATGTACTCCGCGGGGTCGCCCTCCTTGGCATTCTCGTGCTAAATATCGATTACTTCGGTACCGTTCAGCTTGCGCACGATATTCCGGTCGGCACTCCAACCAACGATTTTGCCGGTCCCCACGCCCACTTGAATCTGATCCTGTTCATGATCAAGTGGATGTTCTTCGAAGGGAAGATGCGCGGACTCTTCTCCATGCTCTTCGGCGCTGGCGTCATTCTCATGACAACTCGCGCAGAACTTCGAGGAAGCAAGGACTCCGCTGATATCTACACCCGCCGCAACATGTTCCTCATGTTCTTTGGCATCTTGCATAGCATTTTTATCTGGAATGGGGATATTCTCTTCGATTACGGCTTCGTGGCGTTGCTCTTTCTTTATCCATTGCGCAAGCTCAAGCCGAAGACTCTGCTCTGGTCGGGCACCCTTCTCTCCGTCTTCGTGGCGCCTCTCGGCGTCGTTCATCTCCTAGGCGCCGGTCAGGACCTCAGTCTCAGCCGCCAGGCGGCCTCCATTCAAGCCTCAAAAAAGGCAGGAAGCCTTATCACCGCCGAACAGAGCGACCTCCTGAAGCAATGGAACGCTCGTGTCCAATCCCAAAGCCCGACGCCAGCTAAAACTCAGGCACACCTCAAAGAAGCTACCTCCAGCTATCTTCAACAGGTCGCCTCCAACAGCGAAGGACTCCTCGACGGTTTCACGCCTCACCTCGATCTATTGATGGATGTCCTCTCTGCCATGCTCATCGGAATGGGGCTTATGAAGCTTGGTTTCTTCACAGGCGAGCTTTCCTATGCCTCCTACTGGTGGACCGCCATCCTCGGATTCTCGATCTCCGTCCCCTTTTATGCCCTTGGAGCTCTCAAGGTATACTCCAGCGGGTTCTTCTTCCTCGACCTTGAAAAGTGGCTCTTCTTCCCCTACTACCTCACCCGCGAGCCCGGCTCCCTGGCCATTGCCGCCTTCGTGATGATCATCATCAAAAGTGGTTTATTCAAAATCCCGCAACGACTTCTTGCCGCTGTAGGACGAACTGCCTTCAGCAACTACATACTCACGAGCCTCATCTGCCAGACTCTATTCGTCTGGGGTCCATGGAAGCTTTACGGCAAGTTGGGCTACTACCAGCTCATGTACGTCGTCTTCGCTGTCTGGACCTTCAATATTGTATTCAGCTTTCTTTGGCTGAAGATGTTCGCTTTCGGTCCACTCGAATTTGTCTGGCGATCTCTTACTTACGGAACTATGCCGCCAATGCGCCTGGGCCAAAAAAATAACTTGGGGGCGGCACTCGCGTAGCTGTAGTATTTGTTCCCGTCTGTATAGCCTGCGGCCAGTAGAGAGACGTCAAATTTCGTATATATAAGACAAATCCACTGAGATGATCCAACCCGCATAGGCTGTTCGCTTCATGAGTGATCGCTCTCATGAAGCGAACTCGGCTTCCGAAAAACCTGCGGCTTCTCTACTGCGCTTGCTCAACAACCCAGAAGGCTTCCTGCTGATGCATGAAGTTGATCCAAACAACCACGCCGGGCGTTTCTGTCCCATGCCTGCCCGGGACGTGCGTCTCTGGTACCCGCCAGGGTCTACCGACTAGCCCGATTGAAGTCGGGTATTGAAGGTGAGCACGAAGCCTCGAGCCACCGGCTGATATAGACACCGGCGTGGGCTTCGCCGCAGTAGTGGCGCGCGCCGTAGGCCGATGCCGCTTCGGTGTTCCACTTGAGAACCTTCAATTCCTCTGCATTGCACTGAATCATGAACCAGTGGATCGGGTTCGAACTCTCGGTGCCGCAAATCTCACATCGGTACTGTATTACTGCCGCCATGATGAGTCCCTTTCTTGATGGCAAAACCATCCCCTGTGCCGTACGTTGTCCGTGGGTAGACCAAGGATAACTGAAACGGATGAATGGAGATGGCGGGCAGCGCGTCAGGCGGGCAGGACAGCCTTAAATCTCCATCCAAAGCCCCAAATTTCGCGAAAAATCCATCTGCGGTCTTTGTGGCGACCCAATTGAGAGCGCGGTCGCTCGGTCGGACAGCAATGGCCTTTACTTGGCGGCAATGGGAGCATACTTGTCGACGTATGGCTGGAGCGCGTCGGCCCATATGCGATAACCGTCGGCAGCGGGGTGAAGCATGTCGGGCATCATGTCGGTTGAGATCGTTCCATCATGTTGTGTGAGGCGAGAACTGATATCGACAAGGGTTACGCGAGGATCAGTCGTCTCGGTAAAGCGTGTAGCCAGTGCCTGATTGACCTCAGCTAATTTCATGCGATTGGGGTCGGAGGGCGTCCTGCCTCGGGGAAAGACCGACATGAGGATGATGTGAGCCGAGGGGCAGAGGGTTTCGTATTGGCTGACGATAGCCTCTACGCCGCTCGCAATTTCGCCAGAGGTGTTACGAACTACGTTGTTCGTGCCAATCATCAGCACGACTAACTTCGGGTCCACGCCTGTGACCTGGCCTTTTGACAGGCGCCACAGCAAATTCTCTGTACGATCTCCCTCGATGCCAAAGTCCGCAGCACGTCCGGCAAACTTTGCGTCCCAAACGGCTTTGCCCGTTATCTCCCAGCGATTGGTGATCGAATCGCCGTCGAAGAGGATGTCGGCGTGTTTGCCGCTGTACTTGTCAAACTTGTTCTGTACTGTAATCAACCACTCATCACGAGGAGCAGCGTAAGCTGCTGAGTTCGAATCAGGAGGGACCGCGGGGACATAGACTCGCGCCTGCGCAAAACCTGCAACGGATGTGCCCAGGATGCAACTCGCAAGGAGCAGTCGACGCCAAAGGTGCAGGCGATCGAGGCTCGGTGCAACTGCCGCCTGGCGTCGTGTGGGCCAACGGAGAGTTTTATGGGCGATTGTTGTCATCATCGTAGCTGTGTTGTCTCCTCGAGGCGATTTGTGGGCGCTGTTTTCGTGCCTTCCATTCCTTTGTACCCGAAGTATGACCGGCGGTTAGGTCACATCCTGGCTATGCAAGCTAGCGGAAGGGGGCGCTAGCGCTGGATCTGCGCCTAGATTGCGGTTAGGAGCAGATCCCATCTTTATATGGAAGGACGTTCCTGACTTCAGATCGTCATGCGTGAACCAGAGTTTTCCGTAATCATGGCCACTGCGGTCGATGGACTGGATGTAAACCTCATCCGGGTTCGATCGGGTGACGTTGATCACGAACTTTCGACTTTGCGTTGTGGCGATCGTGATGCGGTCGAACAACGGTGAACCGAACACATAGGCTCCGCTTGTCGGATCCGTCATGTAAAAGCCCATGGCGCTCATCACGTACCAGGCAGACATCTGGCCGCAGTCCTCATTGCCCGCCAGGCCGTCAGGCTTATTGTCGTACATGGATTCAAGAAGCGAATGGATTCGTGGTTGCGTCTCGTATGGTGTGTCTGTGTAGAGGTATAGGTACGCAATGTGATGGCTCGGTTCGTTGCCGTGAGCATACTGTCCGACGAGACCCGCGATGTCTGGTGGCGCATCGGGTGGAAGTTCTGAACTCGCGTTGAAGATTCCATCGAGCTTGGACTTCAGGGCGCTACGGCCGCCCATCAGTTCGGCCAGGCCAGCTGGGTCATGTTGTACCGCGAACGTCGCCTGCCAGGGGTTGGACTCCGCATAGTCACGCCACTGCTTGGAGTGCCCCATTTCATTGGGTGCAAAGGGAAGTGCCCACTCGCCGGTCTTCAGGCGAGGCCGCATGAAGCCAGTCTGCTTGTCGTAAAGATTGCGATATCCCTGGGAGCGCTTCTCCAGTGCAATCGAGGTCTCAGTGTCACCCGCCGCCCGCAGAACGCGCGAGACGGCCCAGTCGTCATAGCAGTAATCAAGCGAAACGCTGACGGACTGGGGAAATATATCGCAAGGAATGAACTTGTTTTCTCGATACAGAGGGAGGCCGCGAACGTCGCTCTCAAGGGCCTCCTTGCGCATGACCCTGGCGGCTCTCTGCAGATCGATGCCTGGAAAGCCCTTCGCCACCGCTTCGGCGATGACCACTGCCGAGTGATAGCCGGTCATGCACTTCGTTTCCTTCGCCTGCAGCGGCCAGATGGGCATTCCCATCGCACTCTGTTCGGCCATACGGATAAGACAGTTCATCATTGCCGGTATAAGTTCCGGCTTCACGATAGTGAGAAGAGGATGAGCGGCGCGGTATGTGTCCCAGAGAGAGAAGGTGCTGAAGTTATGTTCGCCGGTCTCCAGCGTGTGGTTCTGTCCATCCATGCCGCGATATCGTCCGTCTACATCGTCGAAGATGGTTGGTGCCAGCAAGGAGTGGTAGAGGGAAGTGTAGAAGATCTGTTTCTGCTTCAGCGTGCCCCCGTCTACCCGGATGCGTGACAGGTTTTCTTCCCAGGTCTGAGCAGCTTGTTCTCTCACCGCATCGAAGTTCCAATGGGGTGCCTCTGCTTCGAGGTTCTTCATCGCGCCCGCTTCGTCGACACCAGAGACAGCGGTCTTCATCAGGATTTGTT encodes:
- a CDS encoding GH1 family beta-glucosidase — translated: MNRRNFARLLGLSASVAALPATAVTPSSPLTSATRERGFPKGFLWGTATSAYQIEGAPTEDGRGPSIWDTFSDVKTNTYTGDNGDMGADHFHRYREDIALMQELGVQTYQFSVSWSRIFPEGTGTPNPRGWDFYDRMLDTLLAAGVQPFCTLYHWDLPQAMMKVGGWQSRDTAKAFADYSAYAVKHLSDRVKHFITMSEVSQFVDGGYRYGSDAPGLKLSDAIVAQVTHNVLVGHGLAVQAVRANARAGTKVGIADNAVSTCPVIETPENIAAARKAYREMNARSLTPIMEGRYSEDYLKGLGANAPKFTAEDMKLISTPLNFIGLNVYEPTWIRASADPGGYEIVDMPKSYPIMAAKWLELGPDGMYWSPKHLQALWGVKEIYITENGAASLDVPTKTGEVLDVDRILFLRSYLEQLQRAVSEGVPVKGYFLWSLIDNYEWSDGYAMRFGITYVDYKTMKRTIKLSGQFYKEVIARNGLA
- a CDS encoding Rossmann-like and DUF2520 domain-containing protein, encoding MSKRRLDIVGAGRVGKTLARLWKEHAAFEIGDVVNRSPESSEQAIAFIGGGTVGQIDQIDVLMISTADSALADCAAALAKTASIGPESVVFHCSGSISSEILAPLRARGASIASMHPVKSFADESLAVESFSGTFCALEGDSTAVQVLAEAVDAIGGKRFTIDPAAKAVYHAGSVFSNNYLVSTVAAGIDCLVEAGIARATAFEILKPIATEALENLFRFGPVQALTGPISRGETKVVETQLLALQAWDPEIAASYASSGKLAARLALQNGRASKESIRQIEEVLARSI
- a CDS encoding RBBP9/YdeN family alpha/beta hydrolase yields the protein MRTPLLILPGRNNSGPQHWQTLWQERMPDAVRLQTASWADPDLSDWIAALDRAIEACSAPPILIAHSMGCLLSVCWAQLDRPNLSIAGAFLVAPPNFKRDGFPSPSFTQIPESPLPYPALVIASTNDPYCSIEVAAGLAKSWEAGFVLVGARGHISTEPNNGDWQEGWLLLEAFAAGLRVQL
- a CDS encoding S9 family peptidase translates to MTPLLSACPAHRRLFLFAAPLAFLACAAHAQQTYTAADYARAEKMMGYSVNPLVDHTITAPSYLPDGRVFFRDPANTEVVYRIASPNGTVTPAFDNAKLAAALTAGGASNGDTHRLQVSGYTPEPGGGFSIVVSGRKVLCDAAVTTCTPDTATANAPAGRGNRSLYDVSPDKTKGAFIRDWNLWLHDMKTGQETQLTHDGVENYGYATDDAGWSHSDRAIVLWSPDSQKIATFQQDMRKTGDMYLVPVTYRHPVLDHWKGPMLGDKDVTMIERVVIDLPTGGMTRLKMSPDQHRSTICDDVSCRGGSGWDDVQFSADGKHLAFVSSSRDHKDAWLKVADTTTGEIRDVYHEHVDSYFESGTDKVNWKYLPASNEFLWFSERTNFGQMYLYDLNTGQLKNQITHGDGPVTQVLHVDEKARVVYFLATGKESGKDPDHSPTRDPYFTYYYRASFDGKNQRLLTPEDADHTVTPSPDGQTIVDIYSTPTTPKTAVLRSTADGKVLATLGKQDISRLTATGWTPLTPIKMKARDGVTELFGYMWKPANFDASKKYPVVDYVYPGPQTGSCGSRQFAAAHGDDQALAELGFVVVCIDGMGTPWRSKKFHDFYSHAETMGDNTIPDQIAGLKDLGKQYPFLDLDRVGIWGHSGGGNATTTAMFGFPDFFKVGIAESGNHDNRDYEDDWDEKWGGLEVNNDTPQDNYLKQAAENYAGNLKGYLLLAHGTMDDNVPPSNTLLVVDALIKANKDFDLILIPNAHHGYGEASQYMTRRRWDFFVRHLAGATPPLNYQMRSPAEVARITAEGPSAGGPSVDDFSADATSVENPGDAPNQ
- a CDS encoding DUF418 domain-containing protein, which gives rise to MLTAIDTTESKASSAQVASASNEELAGPVTATAPAKLSERFSSIDVLRGVALLGILVLNIDYFGTVQLAHDIPVGTPTNDFAGPHAHLNLILFMIKWMFFEGKMRGLFSMLFGAGVILMTTRAELRGSKDSADIYTRRNMFLMFFGILHSIFIWNGDILFDYGFVALLFLYPLRKLKPKTLLWSGTLLSVFVAPLGVVHLLGAGQDLSLSRQAASIQASKKAGSLITAEQSDLLKQWNARVQSQSPTPAKTQAHLKEATSSYLQQVASNSEGLLDGFTPHLDLLMDVLSAMLIGMGLMKLGFFTGELSYASYWWTAILGFSISVPFYALGALKVYSSGFFFLDLEKWLFFPYYLTREPGSLAIAAFVMIIIKSGLFKIPQRLLAAVGRTAFSNYILTSLICQTLFVWGPWKLYGKLGYYQLMYVVFAVWTFNIVFSFLWLKMFAFGPLEFVWRSLTYGTMPPMRLGQKNNLGAALA